Genomic DNA from Acidimicrobiales bacterium:
GGCCGAAGGGTACGAAGAGCAGTCCGGGTTGGTAGATGTGGTCGTTGTTCTGGTCGATGATGTCGATGTGGAGCTCGCTCGTCGAGTAGTGCCGACGCAGCTTGTTGGCGGCAAGAGTGCCGCCAGTGCCCGCCCCGAGTATCACCAGATTCGTTCGTCCTCCGGTCATGAGGCGAACCTCCTCGTTTGTTGTTCTGGTGTTGAACCTACGCTCGGCGGTGCTTCTCGGGAACGGACGAAGGTCCCCTTCTCCCCCGCCTCACTCGCACGCATGGGTGGTGACGGGCGTGAGCCATGGAGCGCAGGCGTTCTGTGCGTCAAACTCCTCGCGATCCCCGTTCTGTGCGTCAGAGTTCCCGCAGCCGGGAAGTTTGACGCACAGAACGGGATTGGCGGTGGGTTTGACGCACAGTTCGGGTGTGGCATCGGAGGGTGGGTCAGAGGCATCCGAGGCGGGCGATGGTGGCGTCGAGGACGTCGTCGGGATGTGGATGGGTGTCGACGGCGATGGCTTCAGACCATGGCGCGTGCCGGGTGCGGAGCTCGTCGATGAGCTCGGGCCGAGCATCGGAGGGATCGGTACCCTCGTCGAGTCGGGCGGCAACCCGCTGCTTCGCAGTGTTCGCATCGAGCACACACTCGATCTCGATGACGTCCGCTCCCTTGGCTTCGGCGAGCGCTCGGGCGGCCGCCCGGTGTTCCTCTCGATTCCACGAGGCGTCGAGCACGACCGACTCGGCTCGGTCGAGCAGCGCGCCGGCCCGCTGCAGCAGCGTCTGATACGTGAGGTCGCTCATGCTCGGGGTGTAGATCCCCTCGTCGGCTTTGGCCACCTCGTGATCGAGGTGGGGCCGACCGGCCAGGTCCTTGCGGAGCTCGTCGGTGGTCAACAGCATCGAGCCGAAGGCGCCGGACAACCCGCGCGCCAGCGTCGACTTCCCGGTTCCCGGCGTGCCACCCACCAACGTGACGGTCAGTTGGGCTCGCTCGAGATGTGACACACACAGGTGGTGGTAGGCACGGACCGCAGCGGCCGCCGAGGCGTCGCCCTGGCGATAGCGGAGTCCCTCGACTTTCGCCCGCACGTGTGCCCGGTAGGCGACGTAGTGATGAGCGAGTGCCGCCGGATGGTGCTCGTTCGAGAACTCGCAGTACCACCGCAGGAAGGCGCTCGACAGCCGTGAGCCGGCGAGGCGGTCGAGGTCCATGACGAGGAAGGCCACGTCGAGCAGCACATCGGCGATTCGCAGCTTGGGATCGAAGGCCAGGCAGTCGAGGATCTGCGGACCCTCGTCGAGACAGAAGATGTCCGACGCCGTCAGGTCACCGTGACCATCACGGACGAGACCGTCCGCCATCCGCTGACGAAGCAGCGGCTCACGGTGATCGAGGAACTGACGCACCAGATGGCGAGCTCGTTCGACCTCCGCTCGCTGCAACACGTCGCCAACCAGTGGCTCGATGTCATCGAAGTTGTCGGTCCAGTTCTTGAGCAGACCGGTGCGGCCGGCGATCGCCTCGGCATCGAGCAGCGGCTCCTGCGCAGCATGGAACGCCGCCACCGTGCGAGCGATCGAGCGCACGCATTCTCCCACCTCGGGGTGACCGAGCATCGCCGTGAGTCGGCGGTCTGCGGGGAGGCGACGCATCACGATCATTCGATCGACGACCTGGCCGGCTTCGACCACGTCGGCGTGCCCGAGGTAGACCTCGGGCGCCAGCCGGCGATTGAGCTCGATCTCCTGTGTGACGGCAGCGATGCGCTTCTCGGTGGTGGAGAAGTCGAGGAAGCTGGTCGTGAGCGGCTTCAGCAACTTGTAGGCCCGATCGCCGACGAAGCAGACCGTCGAGATGTGGGTCTCGACCACCTCGGGCGCAACGCGTTCGAGCCGTTGGCCGTCGGCTGAGGTCTCGTGGTGGGGTGTCACGGTCGACAGCTCCTTCGATGATCGGCGATGTCGTACGATCCGGTGGTGGCACTCACCCGGGCTCGGGTCGCCTGTCCTTGCGTTCGCCGACGGGCACGATGAGGACGGGCACCGTGGACGCCCGAGCCAGCTTCTCGGCGACGCTGCCGAGCAACCAGCGCTGCACACCGCTGCGGCCGTGCGAAGCGACGACCAGCATCGACGCCTCGCTGTCGGCAACGACGTCGAGCAGACCATCCGCCGGCGAGTCACGGTGGGTCAGCACCGGAACGACCTCGACCTCGGCGGCATGCGCCGCACCGATGCGCCGAAGGACTTCGTGGCCGGCCTCGTCGAACGTTCGCTGCTCGGCTTCGGCCACCTGTTCGATGGCGGCGCGCTCGGGCACGTTCACGTTGACGGCGATGATGAGGGGGACGGCAGTGGATCGGGCGAGACGCCCGGCCTCGGCGACTGCCTCGGCCGACGCGTCGGACAGATCGACGCCGACCACGATCGCGCCGGCCATCACTGCCGGTGAGGTGACGTGCTCCATGCCATCAGTGTCGGGGTTGTCCGCCGGCGGGGACAGGGTCGGACGTCACTGCGCAGCGGCCGCTGACTCTGCCGGTCACGACGAGCCGCTCGCCAGAGCGCCACGATCTTTGTCAAGATGCACCGATGACCATCACGAGCTTCGCCACCGGCGAGATCGACGTCTTCTCCAGCGACGTCTACACCCGGGGCATTCCCCACGAACAACTGGCCTGGTGTCGAGCACAGCCGGGGATGGTCCTACAGGCAATCCCCGATCCCGACCTCGAAGACGAGGCGTTCATCGCCGCTCGCTACGACGATGTGATCGCCGTCGCCAAGGACAGCGAGCACTTCACCATCACGGATGGCCACAACGTTCGCCGTGTTCGTGGACGCAGCGACCAGCGGAACCTGCTGGTGCTCGATGATCCCGACCACCTGTATCTGCGAGCCAGGGCCAACAAGGGATTCACGCCGCGAACCGTGCGTCGCTACACCGAGCACTACCGAGACCTGGCCGATGCCATCCTCGACCGGGCCCTGGCCAAGGGCTCGTTCG
This window encodes:
- a CDS encoding AAA family ATPase encodes the protein MTPHHETSADGQRLERVAPEVVETHISTVCFVGDRAYKLLKPLTTSFLDFSTTEKRIAAVTQEIELNRRLAPEVYLGHADVVEAGQVVDRMIVMRRLPADRRLTAMLGHPEVGECVRSIARTVAAFHAAQEPLLDAEAIAGRTGLLKNWTDNFDDIEPLVGDVLQRAEVERARHLVRQFLDHREPLLRQRMADGLVRDGHGDLTASDIFCLDEGPQILDCLAFDPKLRIADVLLDVAFLVMDLDRLAGSRLSSAFLRWYCEFSNEHHPAALAHHYVAYRAHVRAKVEGLRYRQGDASAAAAVRAYHHLCVSHLERAQLTVTLVGGTPGTGKSTLARGLSGAFGSMLLTTDELRKDLAGRPHLDHEVAKADEGIYTPSMSDLTYQTLLQRAGALLDRAESVVLDASWNREEHRAAARALAEAKGADVIEIECVLDANTAKQRVAARLDEGTDPSDARPELIDELRTRHAPWSEAIAVDTHPHPDDVLDATIARLGCL
- a CDS encoding universal stress protein; the encoded protein is MEHVTSPAVMAGAIVVGVDLSDASAEAVAEAGRLARSTAVPLIIAVNVNVPERAAIEQVAEAEQRTFDEAGHEVLRRIGAAHAAEVEVVPVLTHRDSPADGLLDVVADSEASMLVVASHGRSGVQRWLLGSVAEKLARASTVPVLIVPVGERKDRRPEPG